A region from the Simiduia sp. 21SJ11W-1 genome encodes:
- a CDS encoding DUF5020 family protein gives MQRPLRTSNTLAITSLLSLSAALPCAAMDVSLSGLYGDNYAVEPERQATATLEVVAWGSWGDLFSFVDYKSFPGSDAANSWYGEIAPRFKLIDGEMPLYAAFTYERGKGDTEAYLGGLGTDFKVQGFKFLKANVYYRDSPNHTGHGWQTTVSWAYPFANEHWVIDGYIDWVFSTEETEPHLHFNPQIKWDMQKALGSSMRWYVGLEYDYWYNKFGIDNDILESRQNTASLLVKLHF, from the coding sequence ATGCAGCGCCCACTACGCACTAGCAACACACTTGCCATTACAAGCCTGCTCAGCCTCAGCGCTGCCCTGCCATGCGCCGCCATGGACGTAAGCCTTTCAGGCCTCTATGGCGACAACTATGCGGTAGAGCCCGAGCGCCAGGCCACCGCCACGCTGGAAGTGGTAGCCTGGGGCAGCTGGGGCGATTTGTTTTCCTTTGTGGATTACAAAAGCTTCCCCGGCAGCGATGCCGCCAACAGCTGGTACGGTGAAATTGCACCGCGATTTAAATTGATAGACGGCGAAATGCCCCTTTATGCAGCCTTTACCTACGAGCGTGGCAAGGGCGATACCGAAGCTTATTTGGGTGGGCTGGGCACAGATTTTAAAGTGCAGGGCTTTAAATTTTTAAAGGCCAATGTCTACTACCGGGATTCACCCAATCACACAGGCCACGGCTGGCAAACCACGGTGTCTTGGGCCTACCCTTTTGCCAACGAACACTGGGTGATTGATGGCTACATAGACTGGGTTTTCAGCACTGAGGAAACCGAACCACACCTGCACTTTAACCCGCAAATAAAGTGGGACATGCAAAAAGCCTTAGGCTCATCAATGCGGTGGTATGTGGGGCTGGAGTATGACTACTGGTATAACAAATTCGGAATAGACAACGATATTCTAGAAAGCCGGCAAAACACCGCAAGCCTGCTGGTCAAGCTGCACTTTTAA
- a CDS encoding EAL domain-containing protein encodes MTRALTLPLVLLLALCWAPHALPNTEVSLQLPWDHEYRYAGYYAAEDEGYYKDYGLGVEIRSGFTHTGERLDPITEVLAGRATFGVAGIELLYHPEASQQLRILAPIFQQTATSLFSLQDTPLGKLQDLVGKRIAYLAASSELHELKSLLRQLGIDTHTMSFVASPAPLELLTQGAADVILGYSPRLQYQAQKKNLPINELSLGLFQRRHYSDILFTRADTLQRKPVKVANFIEATKQGWLLALENPTAVVNTILRKYPQTHLDQNNLAAYNTYIAKALPNFIQYPAVPIGFSDPVRWQVVVDSLLQIGALTTPLNINSMLWRPQQDGKNLYELLPFLAGICLSIGLILFFVIRGRHQPLLLALAVTVVLGTLAIERWLISQKQELLRLSLLESNMQMRAQIEGVLNNTLTGIHGMATYVSAQPDISQRDFKDFAAAMMRRDPSIRNIVLAPDLVVSYVYPMKGNEAALGLDYHKNDAQREAAFRVRDRGEMVLAGPLELVQGGQAFIARAPVFINSNGGELRFWGLVAAPIDAARLLLRTGLDPKYLLTPGKPVTATTIAIRGKDGKGTLGEVFYGDPAVFNNPEALTVPINIGSDSWMLATLPPQGTALEPQTLFATRATALLVFIIFCMLISLLRRQENRRELYEENIRQNQRLLTEIGDMAQVAGLRIVNGNTVTEISAQAFNIMQMDVRTPPFSADDLTKNLSRVAGLKLLFVMRKCQESGERQQTEIQVDHPDGKVQWIKVIFSPQGRNELIGAIQDITRQKVNENTIREQATMDRITQLPNRWFFTEQTAIELTKAKRENTKVALLFIDVDNFKSINDSLGHATGDDFLRAIAARLRACTRESDVVARLGGDEFTVLLTNIEDYKNAFKVAEQIIRSMNQAFMLLGNQIFSSVSIGISVFPEDATTTETLLSHADQAMYASKQSGKNNASFFTLAMQEHSERQHWIYNELVQAIEEDQLSVAYQPIFNLADESIADCEALARWYRPDGETISPAEFIPVAESSGLISRLDLVVLRKSLTLLTQTKNMGVSVNISPRLFHETEKGFANWRAQLLEHPQKTRVTVEITERLLVDDRLDAEALLAELQREGLDISLDDFGTGYSSLSYLSRFNVNKLKIDRSFVMAIGRSKTQETLIETILSMGEKLGIDVVAEGIETQEQLDFLRNRGCRYGQGFFLAKPMPDVQLIKLLGEKNAAPTTH; translated from the coding sequence TTGACCCGAGCCCTCACCCTACCGCTGGTGTTATTGCTTGCCCTTTGCTGGGCACCACACGCCCTGCCAAACACAGAGGTAAGCCTGCAACTGCCCTGGGATCACGAATATCGCTACGCGGGCTATTACGCCGCTGAAGATGAGGGGTACTACAAAGATTACGGGCTGGGGGTCGAAATTCGCAGCGGTTTCACCCATACCGGTGAGCGACTAGACCCCATAACAGAGGTGCTCGCCGGGCGCGCCACCTTCGGCGTTGCGGGTATTGAATTGCTCTATCACCCAGAGGCCAGCCAGCAGCTGAGAATCCTGGCGCCCATATTCCAACAAACGGCCACCTCGCTGTTCAGCTTGCAAGACACGCCCCTTGGCAAGCTACAAGACTTGGTGGGCAAGCGCATTGCATACCTTGCAGCCAGCAGCGAACTACACGAGTTGAAATCATTGTTGCGCCAGCTCGGCATAGATACGCATACCATGAGTTTTGTGGCAAGCCCAGCCCCCCTGGAGTTACTGACCCAAGGCGCGGCAGACGTGATTCTCGGTTACAGCCCGCGCTTGCAATATCAGGCACAAAAAAAGAACCTGCCGATCAACGAATTATCGCTCGGGTTGTTTCAGCGCCGCCACTACAGCGACATACTCTTTACCCGTGCCGACACCCTGCAACGCAAGCCCGTAAAGGTGGCCAATTTCATAGAGGCAACCAAGCAGGGCTGGCTGCTTGCGCTGGAAAATCCCACAGCCGTGGTGAACACTATCTTGCGCAAATACCCGCAAACCCATTTGGATCAAAACAATCTGGCCGCTTATAACACCTATATCGCCAAAGCCTTGCCCAACTTTATTCAATACCCAGCGGTACCTATCGGCTTTTCAGATCCGGTACGCTGGCAGGTGGTGGTAGATTCGCTTTTGCAAATTGGCGCCCTGACAACCCCGCTCAATATCAACAGCATGCTTTGGCGCCCGCAACAAGATGGGAAGAACCTGTATGAGCTGCTGCCGTTTCTGGCGGGCATCTGCCTGAGTATTGGCCTGATTTTATTTTTTGTAATTCGCGGGCGACACCAGCCGCTTTTGTTAGCGCTGGCCGTTACGGTGGTATTGGGCACGCTGGCTATCGAACGTTGGCTTATAAGCCAAAAGCAGGAATTGCTGCGCTTAAGCCTTTTGGAAAGCAACATGCAAATGCGGGCGCAAATTGAAGGCGTGCTCAACAATACCCTTACCGGCATTCACGGCATGGCCACCTATGTAAGCGCACAGCCGGATATTTCGCAAAGGGATTTTAAAGATTTTGCCGCAGCCATGATGCGCCGCGACCCAAGCATCCGCAACATTGTACTGGCGCCGGATTTGGTGGTGAGCTACGTCTATCCGATGAAAGGAAACGAGGCCGCCCTGGGGCTTGATTACCACAAAAACGATGCCCAGCGCGAAGCGGCATTCCGGGTGCGTGATCGCGGTGAAATGGTATTGGCCGGCCCCCTTGAGCTGGTGCAAGGTGGCCAGGCCTTTATTGCCCGTGCGCCAGTGTTCATCAATTCAAACGGTGGTGAACTCCGCTTTTGGGGGCTGGTAGCCGCACCCATAGACGCAGCGCGCCTGCTGTTGCGCACCGGCCTTGACCCCAAATATTTACTAACACCAGGCAAACCCGTTACCGCTACCACCATCGCCATTCGCGGCAAAGACGGCAAGGGCACATTGGGCGAGGTGTTTTACGGCGACCCCGCGGTATTTAACAACCCCGAGGCACTCACAGTTCCCATCAATATCGGCAGCGACTCCTGGATGCTGGCCACACTACCACCACAGGGCACCGCACTTGAGCCGCAAACCCTGTTCGCCACCCGCGCCACAGCGCTATTGGTGTTTATTATTTTCTGCATGCTCATATCGCTCTTGCGCCGCCAGGAAAACCGGCGCGAACTCTACGAGGAAAATATTCGCCAAAACCAACGCCTGCTCACCGAAATTGGCGACATGGCGCAGGTGGCAGGCTTACGCATTGTCAACGGCAACACCGTCACGGAGATCAGCGCCCAGGCGTTCAACATTATGCAAATGGACGTGCGCACGCCGCCGTTTTCTGCAGATGATCTCACTAAAAATTTAAGCCGCGTTGCAGGGCTAAAATTACTGTTCGTTATGCGCAAATGCCAGGAAAGCGGTGAACGCCAGCAAACTGAAATTCAGGTAGACCACCCAGACGGCAAAGTTCAGTGGATTAAAGTCATCTTCAGCCCCCAGGGTAGAAACGAGTTAATAGGCGCAATTCAAGATATCACCCGTCAAAAGGTGAACGAGAACACCATTCGCGAACAAGCCACAATGGACAGGATTACCCAGCTGCCTAACCGCTGGTTTTTCACAGAGCAAACGGCCATTGAGCTTACCAAAGCCAAGCGTGAGAACACCAAAGTTGCACTACTGTTTATTGATGTTGATAACTTCAAATCCATTAACGACAGCTTAGGTCACGCCACCGGTGATGACTTTCTGCGCGCCATTGCGGCACGGCTGAGAGCCTGCACGCGCGAATCTGACGTGGTAGCAAGATTGGGCGGCGATGAATTCACCGTACTGCTTACCAACATTGAAGACTATAAAAATGCCTTCAAAGTGGCCGAGCAAATTATCCGCTCCATGAACCAGGCCTTCATGCTGCTGGGCAATCAAATTTTCTCAAGTGTCAGTATTGGCATTTCGGTTTTTCCTGAAGATGCCACCACTACCGAAACGCTGCTGAGCCATGCAGATCAAGCCATGTATGCCAGCAAACAAAGTGGTAAAAATAATGCCAGCTTTTTCACCCTGGCCATGCAAGAACATTCTGAGCGCCAGCACTGGATATACAACGAGCTGGTGCAAGCCATTGAAGAAGATCAGCTGTCTGTGGCTTACCAGCCAATTTTCAACCTGGCAGATGAATCCATTGCCGATTGCGAGGCCCTAGCGCGCTGGTACAGGCCAGACGGTGAAACCATTTCGCCGGCTGAATTTATTCCCGTAGCCGAAAGTTCAGGGCTTATTAGCCGCCTGGATTTAGTGGTGTTAAGAAAAAGCCTGACGCTACTTACGCAAACCAAGAACATGGGTGTTTCGGTAAACATTTCGCCCAGGCTCTTTCATGAAACTGAAAAAGGCTTTGCCAATTGGCGTGCACAACTGCTGGAACACCCGCAAAAAACGCGGGTAACCGTTGAAATTACCGAGCGGCTATTGGTTGACGACCGGCTGGACGCCGAGGCCCTGCTGGCCGAGCTGCAGCGCGAAGGCCTGGACATTTCACTCGACGACTTCGGCACAGGCTATTCATCGTTGAGCTATCTGTCGCGATTTAATGTAAACAAGCTCAAGATTGATCGCTCGTTCGTCATGGCCATCGGGCGCAGCAAAACACAGGAAACATTAATTGAAACCATTCTCAGCATGGGTGAAAAGCTGGGTATAGATGTGGTTGCCGAAGGTATTGAAACCCAAGAGCAACTCGACTTTCTACGCAACCGCGGCTGCCGCTACGGGCAGGGATTTTTTCTGGCCAAGCCCATGCCCGATGTTCAGCTGATCAAACTCCTGGGAGAAAAAAATGCAGCGCCCACTACGCACTAG
- a CDS encoding DUF6122 family protein, translating to MSLAGLGHILLHFLVPLLIARVCARAHWRNALVWMLLAMLVDLDHLLATPLYDPDRCSITYHPLHLWPVWPLYGLLALWPRTRWLGVGLLVHMLLDASDCVRQFGLAELLARMFD from the coding sequence GTGAGTCTTGCAGGGCTTGGCCACATTCTTTTGCATTTTCTGGTGCCCCTGCTGATTGCGCGCGTCTGTGCCCGCGCGCACTGGCGCAACGCGCTCGTGTGGATGCTGCTGGCGATGCTGGTAGATCTAGACCACCTGCTCGCCACACCTTTGTATGACCCGGATCGCTGCAGTATTACCTACCACCCGCTGCACCTTTGGCCTGTGTGGCCACTGTATGGATTGCTGGCGCTCTGGCCCCGCACCCGCTGGCTGGGTGTGGGCCTGCTGGTGCATATGCTGTTGGATGCCAGCGATTGTGTGCGCCAGTTTGGCCTGGCCGAACTGCTGGCGCGCATGTTCGATTAG
- a CDS encoding universal stress protein, whose product MEAEKKVFVVVDPNDDRHIALERALITSKFRTPSPKLNIFVAVDGEAVDTRAINDHLFRDEFWFRDQIRKPVEEAGLKCEIQVCWSSDWQGAIIQESKRSGAEMIYLPVHAKTTRRFTFAESKWQVLKKAACPVVLIRPGAHDKRKVVLAAVNFQADKDKQRELNKQIVQRAKYIANNYGAELHFVNGYLDSMLYPDRGALAKETGVSADRIHVKQGYTDEVVSGVASAIDADLVVMGTLNQLGSTGTLLRGNTAERVIGALDVDVMVCNEFTTTK is encoded by the coding sequence ATGGAAGCTGAAAAGAAAGTCTTTGTGGTGGTAGACCCAAACGACGACCGACACATTGCCCTGGAGCGTGCGTTAATCACCTCCAAGTTCCGTACCCCCAGCCCCAAGCTGAATATCTTTGTGGCCGTTGATGGCGAGGCGGTAGATACGCGCGCAATCAACGATCATTTGTTCCGCGATGAATTCTGGTTCCGCGATCAGATCAGAAAGCCCGTAGAAGAGGCCGGCCTTAAGTGTGAAATTCAGGTGTGCTGGTCGAGCGACTGGCAGGGCGCCATTATTCAGGAATCCAAGCGCAGTGGCGCTGAAATGATTTACCTGCCGGTGCACGCTAAAACCACGCGCCGTTTTACCTTTGCTGAATCCAAGTGGCAAGTGCTTAAAAAAGCCGCCTGCCCCGTGGTATTGATTCGCCCCGGTGCACACGACAAGCGCAAAGTGGTATTGGCTGCGGTGAATTTCCAGGCTGATAAAGACAAGCAGCGCGAGCTGAACAAACAGATAGTGCAGCGCGCCAAATACATTGCCAATAACTACGGTGCCGAGCTGCACTTTGTAAACGGCTACCTGGATTCCATGCTCTACCCCGATCGCGGTGCACTGGCAAAAGAAACCGGCGTATCGGCGGATCGCATTCACGTAAAGCAAGGTTATACCGATGAAGTGGTGTCTGGTGTGGCCAGCGCCATTGATGCAGACCTGGTTGTAATGGGCACCTTGAACCAGTTGGGCTCAACAGGCACCTTATTGCGCGGCAACACGGCCGAGCGCGTTATTGGCGCGCTGGACGTTGATGTGATGGTGTGTAACGAATTCACTACCACCAAGTAA
- a CDS encoding peptidylprolyl isomerase: MKITQDTVASFHYELKEGESTLETSREGDPVLYLHGYQNLLPAMEKQLEGQEAGAKISMTLTPAEAYGERQDGATQRIPIKHLVDHAKLKNKLRPGMTASVNTEHGPQDAVVLKVGRFNIDIDANHPYAGKTLTFDIEVLEVRKATAEEVSHGHAHGVGGHQHD, from the coding sequence ATGAAAATTACCCAAGACACAGTTGCCAGCTTTCACTATGAGTTGAAAGAGGGTGAAAGCACACTGGAAACCTCCCGCGAAGGCGACCCGGTACTCTACCTGCACGGCTACCAAAACCTGCTGCCTGCCATGGAAAAGCAGCTGGAAGGCCAGGAAGCCGGCGCCAAGATTTCTATGACGCTTACCCCGGCTGAGGCCTATGGCGAGCGCCAGGATGGCGCCACCCAGCGCATACCCATCAAGCACCTGGTGGATCACGCCAAGCTGAAAAACAAGCTGCGCCCGGGTATGACTGCATCGGTTAATACCGAGCATGGCCCGCAAGATGCCGTGGTGCTGAAAGTAGGGCGCTTTAATATTGATATTGACGCCAACCACCCCTACGCGGGTAAAACCCTCACCTTCGACATAGAAGTGCTAGAGGTGCGCAAGGCCACTGCGGAGGAGGTGTCTCACGGGCACGCCCACGGTGTGGGTGGCCACCAGCACGATTAA
- the speA gene encoding biosynthetic arginine decarboxylase: MNWSIDDSRELYNITHWSDGYFDVNEQGELIARPDPDQPAHEVSLMALVEQARAQGMPTPLLVRFNDILHDRVDRLCNAFAGARERLGYEGQYRAVYPIKVNQQHDVVEQLLLHGGQERFGLEAGSKPELMAVIGLAKPGSVIVCNGYKDREYIRTALIAEHLGHQVYIVVEKMSEMNLVLEEAEKMGVNPRMGVRVRLASQGKGKWQSSGGEKSKFGLSPTQILSMVDTLRARNKLDALQLVHYHLGSQLANIRDIQHALREAARYFAELHALGAQIKWVDVGGGLGVDYEGTTSSQSSCSTNYSMQEYANKVVTALMDICSAHDIAHPNIISESGRAMTAHHAVLITDVIGVEETVGYKLPDPVEDNEASILQDLWHGFKNISRRSALEIYHDAVYAIGEAHSLYVHGALSLQEWARASELYAASCVKVRDVLQNNPGVHAEILDELNEKLADKVFCNFSLFQSLPDAWAIGQIFPVLPLHYLDRRPERRGILQDITCDSDGKLDKYVEGEGIEPTLPMPKVDEDKPLYLGMFMVGAYQEILGDLHNLFGDTHSMHVEFNPDGSYEILNPLMGDTVADMLSCVDFDVDQIIGIYREKLAASDISPKVQAEYLAELESGMAGYSYLEE; the protein is encoded by the coding sequence ATGAACTGGTCAATCGACGATTCTCGGGAACTCTACAATATCACTCACTGGAGCGATGGCTACTTTGACGTAAACGAACAGGGCGAGCTGATTGCGCGCCCTGATCCGGATCAGCCCGCCCATGAAGTGAGCCTGATGGCTTTGGTTGAGCAGGCGCGTGCCCAGGGTATGCCTACGCCCTTGCTGGTGCGCTTTAACGACATCCTGCACGATCGCGTAGACAGGCTGTGCAACGCCTTTGCCGGCGCGCGCGAACGCCTGGGCTATGAAGGCCAATACCGCGCCGTTTACCCCATCAAGGTAAACCAGCAGCACGATGTGGTTGAGCAACTGTTGCTACACGGCGGCCAGGAGCGCTTCGGCCTTGAAGCCGGCTCCAAGCCCGAGCTGATGGCCGTCATTGGCCTTGCCAAACCCGGTTCTGTGATTGTGTGTAACGGCTACAAAGACCGCGAGTACATCCGCACCGCGCTGATTGCAGAGCACCTGGGCCACCAGGTGTACATCGTGGTGGAAAAAATGTCTGAAATGAATCTCGTGCTCGAAGAAGCCGAGAAAATGGGCGTAAACCCCCGTATGGGTGTGCGGGTGCGCCTGGCTTCACAGGGCAAGGGCAAGTGGCAAAGCAGCGGCGGCGAGAAATCCAAATTTGGCCTTTCGCCCACCCAGATACTCTCTATGGTAGATACCCTGCGCGCGCGCAATAAGCTGGATGCATTGCAGCTGGTGCACTACCACCTGGGCTCGCAGCTGGCCAACATTCGCGACATTCAACACGCCCTGCGCGAAGCTGCGCGCTATTTCGCCGAGCTGCATGCGCTGGGTGCACAAATTAAGTGGGTAGACGTAGGCGGCGGCCTGGGTGTGGATTACGAGGGTACCACCAGCTCGCAATCGTCTTGCTCTACCAACTACTCCATGCAGGAATACGCCAACAAAGTGGTTACCGCGCTCATGGATATTTGCAGCGCCCACGACATTGCCCACCCCAATATTATTTCAGAATCGGGCCGCGCCATGACCGCGCACCACGCGGTGCTGATTACCGATGTGATTGGCGTAGAGGAAACCGTTGGCTACAAACTGCCAGACCCGGTGGAAGATAACGAAGCCAGTATTTTGCAGGATTTGTGGCACGGCTTTAAAAACATTTCGCGCCGCAGCGCACTGGAAATTTACCACGATGCGGTATACGCCATTGGCGAGGCACACAGCCTGTATGTGCACGGTGCGCTGTCGCTGCAAGAGTGGGCCCGCGCCAGTGAACTCTACGCAGCCAGCTGTGTAAAAGTGCGCGACGTGCTGCAAAACAACCCAGGCGTGCACGCAGAAATTCTTGATGAATTAAATGAAAAGCTGGCAGACAAAGTATTCTGTAACTTTTCACTTTTTCAGTCGCTGCCCGATGCCTGGGCCATTGGCCAGATCTTCCCGGTGCTGCCCCTGCACTACCTGGACCGCCGCCCCGAGCGGCGCGGCATTTTGCAAGACATCACCTGCGACTCCGACGGCAAGCTGGATAAATACGTAGAAGGCGAAGGCATTGAGCCCACCCTGCCCATGCCAAAAGTGGATGAAGACAAGCCCCTGTACCTGGGCATGTTCATGGTGGGCGCATACCAGGAAATTCTGGGCGATTTGCACAACCTGTTTGGCGATACCCACTCAATGCACGTGGAATTCAACCCAGACGGCAGCTACGAAATTCTGAACCCGTTAATGGGCGACACAGTAGCAGACATGCTTTCGTGCGTAGACTTCGATGTAGACCAAATCATCGGTATCTACCGCGAAAAGCTCGCCGCCAGTGATATTTCCCCTAAGGTACAAGCCGAGTATTTGGCGGAACTGGAATCGGGTATGGCAGGCTACTCCTACCTGGAGGAGTAA
- a CDS encoding thiamine pyrophosphate-binding protein: MKKTGAWLVRYALEQLNIRHTFGIPGVHNTEIYDELDQSEVIEPVLVTHEGCGAFMADAVSRTSGRVGVLVIVPAAGATHAASGIGEAFLDGIPMLIICGGVRSDSQYGYQLHELDQHQMLAPITKATYKIASHAELVPTLFEAYNTAISGEPGPVFVEVPVNIQLDLGPVDLLPQYRAPQPQPVAQDDDIAAAARMLAAAKRPGLFLGWGALGASEAAIAIAECLNAPVATTLQGLSVFPGNHRLHTGMSFGPAAVPAATEAFKGCDCLLAVGTRFAEIGTASFGVTVPEHLIHLDINPAVFNVNYKASLSLEGDAAQLLPLLASRLRALAPVGRTDDVPALIARHKQAYQAQWFAHNVVGRVNPAKFFAALRARLADTDFVVADDGNHTFLTAELMPIHAPGRFISPTDFNCMGYAVPAVIGAKLANPQAQVVGIIGDGAFLMTAMELVTAKAMGVGAVFAVFNDGELSQISQAQQVPYNRKTCTELRDVRMEGIALATGVTYLKLEHNEAIEARLDEALAQAAKGVAVLLDVYVDYSKKTRFTEGIVRTNLNRLPLPTKVRMITRALWRRVTG; encoded by the coding sequence ATGAAAAAGACCGGTGCCTGGCTAGTACGCTACGCGTTAGAGCAATTAAATATTCGCCATACCTTTGGCATTCCCGGTGTGCACAACACGGAAATCTACGACGAGCTGGATCAGTCTGAGGTTATCGAACCCGTGTTGGTTACCCACGAGGGGTGCGGTGCATTCATGGCCGATGCTGTCAGCCGCACATCAGGCCGGGTAGGTGTACTGGTGATTGTGCCGGCAGCGGGTGCGACACACGCTGCAAGTGGAATCGGTGAGGCCTTTTTGGATGGCATCCCCATGCTCATTATTTGTGGCGGTGTGCGCAGTGATTCCCAGTACGGCTATCAATTGCACGAGCTGGATCAGCATCAGATGCTGGCGCCCATCACCAAGGCAACCTACAAGATTGCCAGCCACGCAGAGCTAGTGCCCACCCTGTTTGAAGCCTATAACACGGCCATCAGTGGCGAGCCGGGGCCTGTGTTTGTGGAGGTGCCGGTGAATATCCAGCTTGATCTCGGGCCTGTGGATCTGCTGCCTCAATACCGCGCACCCCAGCCGCAGCCAGTGGCCCAAGATGACGACATAGCGGCTGCCGCGCGCATGCTGGCAGCAGCCAAGCGCCCTGGCTTATTTTTAGGCTGGGGTGCCTTGGGGGCCAGTGAGGCGGCCATCGCAATTGCCGAATGCCTGAATGCACCTGTGGCCACAACCTTACAGGGCTTGAGCGTGTTTCCGGGTAATCATCGGCTGCACACGGGCATGAGCTTTGGCCCGGCTGCCGTGCCGGCGGCCACTGAGGCCTTTAAGGGGTGTGATTGCCTGCTGGCGGTGGGCACCCGCTTTGCCGAAATTGGCACCGCAAGCTTTGGGGTTACTGTGCCTGAACACCTGATTCATCTAGACATCAACCCCGCCGTGTTTAACGTAAATTACAAGGCTTCGTTGAGCCTTGAGGGCGATGCCGCGCAGCTGCTGCCTCTGCTGGCAAGCCGCTTGCGGGCCTTGGCGCCCGTTGGTCGCACAGATGATGTGCCAGCACTGATTGCGCGTCACAAGCAGGCCTATCAAGCGCAATGGTTTGCCCACAATGTGGTAGGGCGGGTTAATCCCGCAAAATTCTTTGCCGCACTCAGAGCGCGGCTGGCAGATACAGATTTTGTGGTGGCTGACGATGGCAACCACACGTTTCTAACCGCTGAATTGATGCCCATTCACGCGCCTGGGCGGTTTATATCGCCCACAGATTTCAATTGCATGGGCTACGCGGTGCCCGCGGTAATTGGCGCCAAGCTTGCCAATCCGCAGGCGCAGGTCGTGGGTATTATTGGCGACGGTGCATTTTTGATGACGGCCATGGAGCTTGTAACGGCCAAGGCAATGGGCGTGGGCGCGGTGTTTGCCGTATTTAACGACGGCGAGCTGAGCCAGATTTCACAGGCCCAGCAAGTGCCCTATAACCGCAAAACCTGTACAGAGCTGCGCGATGTCCGCATGGAGGGCATCGCGTTAGCTACTGGCGTGACCTACCTGAAGCTCGAGCACAACGAGGCCATAGAGGCGCGTTTGGACGAGGCGCTGGCGCAGGCTGCCAAGGGGGTTGCCGTGCTGCTGGATGTCTATGTGGATTACTCCAAGAAAACCCGCTTCACCGAAGGCATAGTGCGCACCAACCTCAATCGCTTACCGTTGCCCACCAAAGTGCGCATGATTACCCGTGCGCTTTGGCGGCGCGTAACCGGTTAA
- the djlA gene encoding co-chaperone DjlA — MTGKLIGGLLGFLTLGPVGLILGVVAGHFFDRGLNQMGRGVSPEQRRELESRFINTLFPLLGHIAKADGQVSQSEIDNAEEVMAKYGITDTNRQHAIALFKRGTEADFDIQPVVREFFSATQLQPNLRRVLLTYVVGMAMADGELHPGEERALREVAEGLGFAGVMFEQLMAMLRAQDQFRSQQAPPAGYELATAYAALGVEKSATDAELKRAYRKLMSENHPDKLMGQGVPDGMIKVATERAQEVQRAYDVIRKSRKGR; from the coding sequence ATGACCGGTAAATTAATAGGTGGCCTGCTGGGGTTTCTCACCTTGGGCCCTGTGGGGTTAATTCTGGGTGTGGTTGCGGGCCACTTTTTTGACCGTGGCTTAAATCAAATGGGCCGGGGCGTTAGCCCTGAGCAACGGCGCGAGCTTGAAAGCCGGTTTATCAATACACTTTTTCCATTGCTTGGCCATATTGCCAAGGCTGACGGGCAGGTTAGCCAATCGGAAATTGATAATGCTGAAGAGGTGATGGCCAAGTACGGCATTACCGACACCAATCGCCAGCACGCCATTGCCCTGTTCAAGCGCGGCACCGAAGCGGATTTCGATATTCAGCCGGTGGTGCGCGAATTTTTCAGTGCCACCCAGCTACAGCCCAATTTGCGTCGGGTTTTACTTACCTATGTGGTGGGTATGGCCATGGCGGACGGCGAGCTGCACCCGGGCGAAGAAAGGGCCCTGCGCGAAGTGGCAGAGGGCCTGGGCTTTGCCGGTGTGATGTTTGAGCAGCTTATGGCCATGCTGCGCGCACAAGATCAGTTTCGTAGCCAGCAGGCGCCGCCGGCGGGCTACGAGTTGGCTACCGCCTATGCCGCTCTGGGTGTTGAAAAATCCGCAACTGATGCCGAACTTAAAAGGGCCTATCGCAAGTTAATGAGTGAAAATCACCCGGATAAACTCATGGGCCAAGGCGTGCCCGATGGCATGATCAAGGTGGCCACCGAGCGCGCCCAGGAAGTGCAGCGCGCCTATGACGTGATTCGCAAATCCCGTAAAGGCCGTTAG